The Arthrobacter caoxuetaonis DNA window GATCACCATGCACGCCAAGAACGCCGCCGGCAGCGCCTACGCCATCGACGAAACAGACACCCCCATCCTGGCCGCGGTCCTCGACGCCGTCTGGAAGCATGCCGGACCACTGAGCGCAGAGACCCTCACGGACATCGCCGTCCAGCCCGGATCCGCCTGGTCACGGACAGTGCCCGGCGCCGGCCGCCACATCCCTGCCACCGCCCTGGCCGCCGACACCACGTACGTGCAGGCCTTGAACCTGAAGCCGCTGCAGTGAACCGTTCCGCCGTGCTGACCGCGGCCCGTGAAGCCGGAGCCGGCATCGCCGCCATCCTGGCAGGCCTCTTCATCATCGACGTCGTCAGCGACCCGGTCGCCACCATCATGGCCATCCTCCCGATGAGCCTCGGGACTGCGTCCATCATCGACAGCATCCGCACCCTCCGCCGCGCACCGAAACAGGACGCCGCCGCCCTGCCGGCCGCCGCCGAAACCGAAACAGCTGACCTGTCCCGCGCCGCCTGACCGGCACTCCCGGACGGGAACCGGCCGCGGCCGATAGGCCCCGCACCCGGACCGCCTGGACCACCTGCGTTCCGCGGCGGCCCGAAGGGACGTCGTGGTCTCTGCCGGGGCCGGCGGTAGCCGCGAAACGGGGAGCCGGACGGGTTGGAGGGCCATATAAAGAAGGTCGGGCCTGGCGGCCCTCCCCTTCCGCTGACCTTCACGGCAGGCAGTCAGGTTTCGTTTCGGGTGCGGACGTCATGAATGCCTTTCCGATGATCTCCTTCGCTGACGCTCGGTCGCCCGCGCTGCGCGCGAGCGTGCGGCTTGCCGCGCGTCTCGCAGGCGTCCAGCTGCCCGGTACGGGCGGCTGCGGCGCTGCGCTCTGCAGCCTGCACGTTGCCCGTTACGGGGGACGTCGCGTGCTGCAGGTCGTGGACCTGGCGCGGAGCGCCGGTCCGCGGCTCGTCCGCGACGCCGTCTTGCCCTTCGTCGCTTCGCTCCGGTCGTTCAAGCCTTCGGCCGCTGCGCGGGGCGGTGGGCGTTTTCTCGTCTTGGGCGGGGTGGTTTGGGTGTTGTTCGTGTCGGTAAAGATGGAGGGGCTTCGCCCCGGCGGGTGGGTGGTGCGTGTGCTTGTTGGTGTGCGTTGTGGGGGCCGCTGCGCGGGGCGGTGTGTGGGCGGTCAGGGTGTGCGTGCTGGTTGCGGCGGGTGGGTGGTGTGAGGGGCTTCGCCCCGGTTGGACGGGTTGTGGTGTTCTTTCCGGTGTTCGTCATGCGGGTCGTCCCGGTGGTCGTTTCGGGTGGGGGCCTTATTGTTGGGCGGTCTGGTTGGCGGATTGTTTTTCGTCATGTTTGCGTGAACATGATGCTTCCCGTCCTGTGGGCGGCACGCTGAAACGTTCAGGGTTCCGGAACCCGCCAAGA harbors:
- a CDS encoding Panacea domain-containing protein, yielding MPFETMHTANTILGRSFAGCLPVNLVQLQRILYFAAAEYAKHGRRFLAEEFEAWPTGPVLRSLHAKFQCLSGLPITMHAKNAAGSAYAIDETDTPILAAVLDAVWKHAGPLSAETLTDIAVQPGSAWSRTVPGAGRHIPATALAADTTYVQALNLKPLQ